One bacterium genomic region harbors:
- a CDS encoding helicase-related protein, which translates to MDSIKPGSVIEGSYWPEPVEIKFIEEEGEYIHIVGATTLSRGHIDQIISRDEFSKFLIQGMEADFSEDPWKVFLAVETTRYRFASMYDPLLAMNTSKVDPLPHQIEAVYGYVLKIPRIRFLIADDPGAGKTIMAGLIIRELKLRHLARRTLIVAPGHLKDQWRRELAERFEEKFMVIDRGLLGALYGENIWMRENQIITSIDFAKRDDVLPSISAAHFDLVIVDEAHKMSAYRYGDKTEKTSRYRLGEVLSRITDRLLFLTATPHKGDPENFRLFLDLLEPGFYATNEIIQESIANKDNPLFIRRVKEDLKDFEGQPLFLPRYVDTVPFNLGVESPKEKELYNALSEYVNTQYNKALMKDKKRNVAFALVILQRRLASSTFALLCSLERRKKRLEDLPKGPQEKGKGALGSNKGTHNGTPHKGVTDFDTVEDMSEEERWEEEEVWETLSVSENREELEKEIRTIEDLIDRSRDIIHHEEEIKIRELKKSLRHLEEIYPEKDDKKILIFTESKDTLKYLEEKIRNWGYATNTIHGGMKLEERIEAEKKFKLETQVLVATEAAGEGINLQFCHLMVNYDIPWNPNRLEQRMGRIHRYGQVKEVYVFNLVAMDTREGKVLYKLFEKLAEIGRALGSDKVFDVLNEVLYNKNLSQLLMEAAANARTIDEILKEIDITVDNDYIAKVKENLGESLATHYIDYTRIKEMEQRAREYRLIPEYTESFFKKAFSHAAQSGQAEQKLRVRKDGFLAIDSIPFEIRKIADQDTFKKSYGGLLKKYPKVTFDKEVAFKNSDSEFISFGHPLFEAMMVWIENNFLNSLLVGARFIDPDGLLNGYILFYEGQIKDGTGDVAGKRLFGFYTTGSEVRPVSPAIIWDLEEADKKKTADSGANREEENRGKMPSIERGKDGKDIAVDVEALKRQVAKSVIVKLEEYKAEIAKERIRQTEIKQKYGIKSLDYLILELDRQLISLYDRRNQGENVDLVIRNKEERKEEYEKALKELQDLIQKEKSLTMNMPRFVGIIRVQPPERLDKTMHSDPEIERVGMEKAMKYEIRNGRVPEDVSIEDLGFDIRSKDSDGRMRYIEVKARAGVGAVALTQNEWFKAERFKDEYYLYVVFQAGSKPELAELMIIQNPAENLNYKERVEVVRYVVGWDEVRAKGVKG; encoded by the coding sequence ATGGATAGCATCAAACCAGGAAGTGTCATCGAGGGATCTTATTGGCCGGAGCCGGTTGAAATTAAATTTATTGAGGAAGAGGGAGAGTACATCCACATTGTTGGTGCCACTACCCTTTCCAGAGGCCATATTGACCAGATTATTTCCCGCGATGAGTTTTCGAAGTTTCTCATCCAGGGGATGGAGGCTGATTTCTCTGAAGATCCCTGGAAGGTCTTTTTGGCAGTTGAGACGACCCGTTATCGGTTTGCCTCCATGTATGATCCCCTGCTGGCCATGAATACTTCCAAGGTTGATCCGCTTCCCCACCAGATCGAGGCTGTCTATGGGTATGTGCTGAAGATCCCAAGGATTCGGTTCTTGATTGCTGATGACCCTGGGGCCGGTAAGACGATCATGGCCGGACTCATCATCAGGGAACTGAAGCTTCGCCACCTGGCAAGGAGAACCCTGATCGTGGCACCAGGGCACCTCAAGGATCAATGGCGCAGGGAATTAGCCGAGAGATTTGAAGAAAAGTTCATGGTGATTGACCGTGGTCTTCTGGGTGCCCTCTATGGAGAAAATATCTGGATGCGGGAGAATCAGATCATTACCTCCATTGACTTTGCCAAGAGAGATGATGTTCTCCCTTCCATATCTGCCGCTCACTTTGATCTGGTCATTGTTGATGAGGCCCACAAAATGAGTGCTTACCGATACGGGGATAAAACGGAAAAGACCAGCCGGTACAGGTTAGGTGAAGTGCTCTCCCGTATCACTGACCGCTTGCTGTTTTTAACCGCCACACCCCACAAAGGAGATCCTGAAAACTTCAGACTGTTTTTAGACCTCCTGGAACCAGGCTTCTACGCTACCAATGAGATCATTCAAGAGTCCATCGCTAACAAGGATAATCCCCTCTTTATCAGGCGAGTCAAAGAGGATCTGAAGGATTTTGAGGGCCAGCCGCTTTTCCTGCCACGGTATGTCGATACTGTTCCTTTCAACCTGGGAGTCGAATCACCCAAGGAAAAGGAGCTCTACAATGCCTTATCAGAGTATGTGAATACGCAGTACAACAAGGCCCTCATGAAGGACAAAAAGAGAAATGTGGCCTTTGCTCTGGTGATCCTGCAACGCCGCCTGGCTTCCAGCACCTTTGCTCTCCTGTGCTCTCTGGAGAGGAGGAAAAAACGGCTGGAGGATCTTCCGAAAGGCCCGCAGGAAAAGGGTAAGGGTGCTCTGGGCTCCAATAAAGGCACGCATAATGGCACTCCTCATAAAGGCGTTACCGATTTCGATACCGTAGAAGACATGAGCGAAGAGGAAAGATGGGAAGAGGAAGAGGTCTGGGAAACCTTAAGCGTTTCTGAAAACCGAGAGGAGCTGGAGAAAGAGATAAGGACTATTGAGGATCTCATTGACCGGTCGAGGGACATTATTCACCATGAGGAAGAGATAAAGATAAGGGAGCTCAAGAAATCACTTAGACACCTGGAGGAGATCTATCCAGAGAAAGATGACAAAAAAATCCTTATCTTTACCGAGTCAAAGGACACGTTGAAGTATCTTGAGGAGAAAATCAGGAATTGGGGATATGCAACCAATACCATTCATGGTGGGATGAAGCTTGAAGAGAGGATAGAGGCTGAGAAAAAATTCAAGCTTGAAACGCAGGTTTTAGTAGCCACGGAAGCAGCCGGAGAGGGTATTAACCTTCAGTTTTGCCACCTCATGGTAAACTATGATATCCCCTGGAATCCCAATCGCCTTGAGCAGCGCATGGGCAGGATACACCGCTATGGGCAGGTAAAGGAGGTTTACGTCTTTAACCTGGTGGCTATGGATACCCGTGAAGGAAAAGTATTATATAAGCTATTTGAAAAACTGGCAGAGATCGGGCGGGCACTGGGAAGCGATAAGGTATTCGATGTCCTGAATGAAGTGCTCTACAACAAAAACCTTTCCCAACTCCTGATGGAAGCGGCAGCCAATGCCAGAACCATTGATGAGATTCTCAAAGAGATCGATATCACCGTAGATAACGACTACATAGCCAAGGTCAAGGAGAACCTTGGTGAGAGTCTGGCTACCCACTACATCGATTATACCCGCATCAAGGAGATGGAGCAGCGGGCACGGGAATACCGCCTTATCCCTGAATATACGGAGAGTTTCTTCAAAAAGGCATTCTCGCATGCGGCCCAGTCAGGACAGGCAGAACAAAAGCTCAGGGTGCGCAAGGATGGATTCCTGGCCATAGATTCCATTCCCTTCGAGATCCGAAAAATTGCCGATCAGGACACCTTTAAGAAATCCTATGGCGGGCTGCTGAAGAAATACCCCAAGGTAACCTTCGATAAAGAGGTTGCCTTCAAGAACTCTGACTCAGAGTTTATCTCCTTTGGCCATCCCCTCTTTGAAGCCATGATGGTCTGGATAGAGAATAACTTTTTAAACTCGCTTCTTGTAGGAGCGCGTTTCATCGACCCTGATGGATTGCTCAATGGGTACATTCTCTTCTATGAGGGCCAGATTAAAGACGGCACTGGTGATGTGGCCGGAAAAAGGCTTTTTGGGTTTTATACCACTGGCAGCGAGGTTAGGCCGGTCTCCCCTGCCATAATTTGGGACCTGGAGGAGGCAGATAAAAAGAAAACGGCAGATAGCGGGGCTAACAGGGAGGAGGAGAACAGAGGGAAGATGCCGAGTATCGAGCGAGGGAAGGATGGAAAGGATATTGCCGTTGATGTAGAGGCCCTTAAGCGTCAGGTAGCTAAGAGCGTTATTGTAAAACTGGAAGAATATAAGGCCGAGATTGCTAAAGAACGTATTCGGCAGACAGAAATCAAGCAAAAATATGGTATCAAGTCGCTGGATTACCTGATACTGGAACTCGATAGGCAGTTGATCTCACTGTATGACCGGAGGAACCAGGGTGAAAATGTTGATCTTGTCATTAGAAACAAAGAAGAAAGAAAAGAAGAATATGAAAAGGCCCTGAAAGAGCTTCAGGACCTGATCCAAAAAGAAAAAAGTCTGACCATGAACATGCCTCGTTTCGTCGGTATCATCAGGGTACAGCCCCCAGAGCGGCTTGACAAGACTATGCATAGCGATCCTGAAATTGAGCGCGTTGGAATGGAAAAAGCAATGAAATACGAGATCAGGAATGGAAGAGTGCCTGAAGATGTCTCCATCGAGGATCTCGGTTTTGACATCCGCTCCAAGGACAGTGATGGAAGGATGCGCTACATCGAGGTTAAAGCCAGGGCAGGAGTAGGCGCTGTGGCTTTGACTCAAAATGAATGGTTCAAGGCGGAGAGATTCAAGGATGAATACTATCTATATGTGGTCTTTCAGGCTGGTTCAAAACCAGAGCTTGCAGAGCTTATGATCATTCAGAATCCGGCGGAGAACCTGAATTATAAAGAAAGGGTTGAAGTTGTCAGATACGTTGTAGGCTGGGATGAAGTGAGAGCCAAGGGGGTTAAGGGGTAG
- a CDS encoding LysE family transporter: MNSLGGIFITSFLLAFSGAVAPGPVLTMTIGEATRRGFWTGPLIILGHGILELLLFVAVISGAGRFLTLPAVKETTSILGGGILVWLGIGMIRQSNQVQGTLMAASPGGTSNLVLGGFLISISNPYWTIWWATIGLSYIALSLPFGRWGLASFYCGHILADLCWYTFVSGIIALGKKTISPKVYHFIILLCGLFLLIFGLYFSYSGFHSFLS, translated from the coding sequence ATGAATTCACTTGGCGGAATTTTTATCACCTCATTCCTGCTTGCCTTTTCCGGAGCGGTTGCTCCGGGGCCGGTGCTGACCATGACCATTGGTGAGGCTACCCGGCGGGGGTTCTGGACTGGACCGCTGATCATTCTTGGGCATGGGATTCTGGAGTTACTCCTGTTTGTAGCTGTTATATCGGGTGCTGGCCGCTTTCTCACCTTACCGGCTGTCAAGGAGACCACCAGCATTCTGGGAGGCGGCATTCTGGTCTGGCTTGGAATCGGGATGATCCGGCAATCGAACCAGGTCCAGGGCACTCTTATGGCTGCCTCACCAGGCGGCACTTCAAATCTGGTCCTTGGCGGATTCCTGATCAGTATTTCCAACCCGTATTGGACCATCTGGTGGGCAACGATTGGACTGAGTTACATTGCCCTGTCACTTCCCTTCGGCAGGTGGGGACTGGCCAGCTTTTACTGCGGCCATATTCTGGCCGACTTATGCTGGTATACCTTTGTTTCCGGGATCATTGCCCTGGGGAAAAAGACTATCTCACCGAAGGTCTACCATTTCATTATCCTGCTGTGCGGTCTATTTCTTCTTATTTTCGGCCTCTATTTTTCCTATTCCGGGTTCCATTCTTTCCTCAGCTAA